The following coding sequences are from one Treponema bryantii window:
- a CDS encoding sugar ABC transporter substrate-binding protein has product MRKILSMLVTVALLGTALVSCSKKQAGSSASSEEKKIKIGVSIWSSTDTLGSQCKRIVDAAAKALDVQVMYVDQGHISENVTSSAETLSAAGCDGIIICNSASAEMTSVINTCTQNKVYCAQFFRIISEETNPNEYALAARSPYFVGAVHENEVENGEKLVTILAEKGNKKIALEGWEAGDATFLLRWKGYKQGVEKWNASHSNKIELLEPQYGGTTSDTGRSTAEAIINANPDIDALIVAGGGGDTLVGALAAIESMGKKGKIAVVSTDFLADLDEQLKSGGMAAESGGHYCDPLIAFMLVYNAIKGNYAVSTNGFYDVNFPYLYVASPEDYASYAKYFVDALPYNQEELRAMAALSEKELEVATAKLSIEDVKSRR; this is encoded by the coding sequence ATGAGAAAAATTTTAAGTATGCTCGTTACTGTAGCTTTACTTGGAACGGCTCTTGTTTCTTGTTCAAAGAAGCAGGCAGGATCTAGTGCATCTTCTGAAGAAAAGAAGATTAAAATTGGTGTTTCTATCTGGAGTTCTACTGATACTCTTGGTAGCCAGTGTAAGCGCATCGTAGACGCAGCTGCAAAGGCCCTCGACGTACAGGTTATGTATGTTGATCAGGGACATATCTCTGAGAACGTAACAAGCTCTGCAGAAACTTTGAGTGCTGCTGGTTGTGACGGTATCATCATCTGTAACTCAGCTTCTGCTGAAATGACTTCTGTAATCAACACTTGTACACAGAACAAAGTTTACTGTGCACAGTTCTTCCGCATCATCAGTGAAGAAACAAACCCTAACGAATATGCTCTTGCTGCAAGATCTCCATACTTTGTTGGAGCTGTACACGAGAACGAAGTAGAAAACGGTGAAAAACTCGTAACAATTCTTGCTGAAAAAGGAAATAAGAAAATCGCTCTTGAAGGCTGGGAAGCTGGTGACGCTACATTCCTTCTCCGCTGGAAGGGATACAAGCAGGGTGTTGAAAAGTGGAATGCTTCACACTCTAACAAAATTGAACTTCTTGAACCACAGTACGGTGGAACAACATCTGATACAGGACGTTCTACTGCAGAAGCTATCATCAACGCTAACCCAGACATCGATGCATTGATCGTTGCTGGTGGTGGTGGAGATACTCTCGTAGGTGCTCTTGCTGCTATTGAATCTATGGGTAAGAAAGGAAAGATCGCTGTAGTTTCTACAGACTTCCTTGCAGACCTCGACGAACAGCTTAAGAGCGGTGGTATGGCTGCTGAATCTGGCGGACACTACTGTGACCCACTTATCGCATTCATGCTCGTTTACAATGCAATCAAAGGAAACTATGCCGTATCAACAAATGGTTTCTATGACGTAAACTTCCCATATCTTTATGTTGCTTCTCCAGAAGACTATGCATCTTATGCTAAGTACTTCGTAGATGCACTTCCATACAACCAGGAAGAACTTAGAGCTATGGCAGCACTTTCTGAAAAAGAACTTGAAGTTGCAACTGCTAAACTCTCTATTGAAGATGTAAAGAGCCGCAGATAG
- a CDS encoding M13 family metallopeptidase, translating into MKSSRTYVVSVVVLLSVLLAGCANASNSKKWINSNLDGNLLSEKPSLKDDFYQSLNYETLKKPLSGSEDSGTTENNDDFTNPFVSQIASMAAASGAESLENSDSQNLSEKQKLIAIYNMGMDWEHRNELGLQPILPPLKKIQSVKSIEQLNSILEDDNIRLFFPIKIDRKSKVGSLYYSPKISLIYVISDDYDLYFDFYMTMLQRVGYSQEKAEELLKSAYELEKRYNLNLAKEKGTGKNLYFGQLKDSYKNFPITEYLESNGLAGLNFGFTPDFEIFDSLYVKENLEAVKTLCLCRLFTASTCLLDREAIDCYLKVNEKFTGFKRNFSNEELVVLFLNEFIPNYLGKVWCEEYCSEEIIADIENLCNDILSNYKKEISSWEWLSTGSRYTLVELLNKTKVIAGHSNFYDYSDLQLKDNFFDSILEVVKLEKKIQSKNCFKDPDIYEWSWAPQVSNAYYNPSNNSINILAGYIFLSRIKYDVNDSYEKKLSGLGFTMAHEISHLFSSPSDKEGVLLQIIGTTDHKEIEKRIVSVSDYFSTCEIFDGVNCDGTKCRTEIGADVFGMSAILKTAAAVPGFDFKLFFEYYAKNNASKSTEKLLRNQHEMDPHPLDFLRVNAIVQQFDEFYEAFDIKRGDGMYLAPEKRFKL; encoded by the coding sequence ATGAAAAGTTCAAGAACTTATGTCGTATCAGTTGTTGTTTTGTTATCAGTTCTGCTTGCAGGCTGTGCAAATGCTTCTAACAGCAAAAAATGGATTAACTCAAATCTTGATGGAAATCTCCTGAGTGAAAAGCCCTCTCTTAAAGACGATTTTTATCAGTCTCTAAATTATGAGACTTTGAAAAAGCCTTTGTCAGGATCTGAGGATTCGGGAACAACAGAAAATAATGATGATTTCACCAATCCGTTTGTAAGTCAGATTGCTTCAATGGCTGCTGCTAGTGGAGCGGAAAGTCTGGAGAACTCGGACAGTCAAAACCTTTCAGAAAAACAGAAATTAATTGCCATTTACAATATGGGAATGGATTGGGAACACCGCAATGAACTTGGTTTGCAGCCAATCCTTCCGCCCCTGAAAAAAATCCAGTCTGTAAAATCTATTGAACAGTTAAACTCGATTCTTGAAGATGATAATATTAGACTCTTCTTTCCAATAAAAATAGATCGAAAATCGAAAGTTGGTAGTCTTTATTATAGTCCTAAAATAAGCCTGATATATGTTATCAGTGATGATTATGACCTTTATTTTGATTTTTATATGACAATGCTTCAGAGAGTCGGCTATTCACAGGAAAAAGCTGAAGAACTGTTAAAATCAGCTTATGAACTTGAAAAGCGATATAATCTTAATCTTGCAAAGGAAAAGGGGACAGGTAAAAATTTATATTTTGGTCAGCTTAAAGATTCTTATAAAAACTTCCCGATTACAGAATACCTGGAATCTAATGGACTGGCAGGCTTGAATTTTGGCTTTACCCCGGATTTTGAGATATTTGATTCTCTTTATGTTAAGGAAAATCTTGAAGCTGTAAAAACACTGTGTTTATGCAGGCTTTTTACTGCAAGTACATGTTTGCTGGATAGAGAGGCCATTGATTGTTATCTGAAGGTAAATGAAAAATTTACAGGTTTTAAGAGAAATTTTAGCAATGAAGAACTTGTCGTTCTTTTTTTGAATGAATTTATTCCGAATTATCTGGGAAAGGTGTGGTGTGAAGAGTATTGCTCAGAAGAAATAATTGCAGATATTGAAAATCTTTGTAACGACATCCTCTCAAATTATAAAAAAGAGATTTCTTCCTGGGAGTGGCTTTCAACAGGTTCGCGTTATACTCTTGTGGAATTACTCAATAAAACAAAGGTGATTGCAGGTCATTCAAACTTTTATGATTATTCGGATTTACAACTAAAAGATAATTTCTTTGATTCCATTCTGGAAGTGGTAAAACTTGAAAAAAAGATTCAGTCAAAAAACTGTTTTAAGGATCCGGATATATATGAATGGTCCTGGGCACCACAGGTAAGTAATGCTTATTACAATCCATCGAATAACAGTATTAATATACTTGCCGGTTATATTTTTCTAAGCAGAATCAAATATGATGTAAATGATTCTTATGAAAAGAAGCTGTCAGGACTTGGTTTTACTATGGCGCATGAAATCAGCCATCTTTTCAGCAGCCCTTCAGATAAGGAAGGTGTTCTTTTACAGATTATAGGAACGACTGATCATAAAGAAATTGAAAAGCGCATAGTTTCTGTTTCTGATTATTTCAGTACCTGCGAGATTTTTGACGGAGTAAATTGTGACGGAACAAAATGTAGAACGGAAATTGGAGCTGATGTTTTTGGAATGTCTGCAATATTGAAAACTGCCGCTGCGGTTCCTGGTTTTGATTTTAAGCTTTTCTTTGAATACTATGCTAAGAATAATGCTTCGAAAAGTACGGAAAAGCTTTTGAGAAATCAGCATGAAATGGATCCTCATCCGCTGGATTTTCTGCGTGTGAACGCTATTGTTCAACAGTTTGATGAGTTTTATGAAGCCTTCGATATTAAGCGGGGCGATGGTATGTATCTTGCACCTGAAAAAAGGTTCAAATTATAA
- a CDS encoding ABC transporter permease: MGDFEKAIAGNGRFASFKKSRYFGVTTLVVLAILCWGIFKLLSPQNFGTPKLMSDYLQTSIQYAVGGCGFYFIVVMGLFDFSIGANIVLSSMVGVLLSRHLGYVGLIGGTLLTGALIGSFNGFFYSKLRIPSMIVTVGLMLILESVANYVVRLDTSGFPGKLTNANILAFNHAPWNYIVAFSAFLLMVFILRFTRIGTYCNAIGSNELVAKNMGISVEKYKFIGFVLLHFFVGIMALLTVSYGKGILAVTGMTSMDRNFKPLMGTFFGIAFKKYGCPVTAIVIGEFIITMIFNGLVALDVPTTINDFVTGAVLLAIVTLTNRGKIGSVIK; encoded by the coding sequence ATGGGTGATTTTGAAAAAGCAATAGCAGGCAACGGACGTTTTGCCTCATTCAAGAAGAGCCGGTATTTTGGTGTTACGACTCTTGTTGTTTTAGCAATCTTGTGCTGGGGAATCTTTAAACTCTTATCTCCTCAGAATTTTGGAACACCAAAACTTATGTCTGACTATCTGCAGACAAGTATTCAGTATGCCGTTGGCGGCTGTGGATTTTACTTTATTGTTGTAATGGGACTTTTTGATTTCTCCATTGGAGCAAACATTGTTCTTTCATCAATGGTAGGTGTTTTACTCTCAAGACACCTTGGCTATGTTGGCCTTATTGGCGGAACCTTACTTACTGGTGCTTTAATAGGTTCTTTTAATGGATTTTTTTATTCTAAGCTTAGGATCCCTTCGATGATTGTAACCGTAGGTCTTATGCTTATTCTCGAAAGTGTTGCAAATTATGTTGTACGTCTTGATACATCCGGATTCCCTGGAAAATTGACTAATGCTAATATCCTGGCATTCAATCACGCACCATGGAATTATATTGTTGCATTCAGTGCATTCTTACTGATGGTATTCATTTTAAGATTCACAAGAATCGGAACTTACTGTAACGCCATCGGAAGCAATGAGCTTGTTGCAAAGAACATGGGTATCAGCGTAGAAAAATATAAATTTATCGGATTTGTTCTTCTTCACTTCTTCGTAGGTATTATGGCTCTCCTGACTGTAAGCTACGGAAAAGGAATTCTGGCTGTTACCGGAATGACAAGTATGGACCGCAACTTTAAACCTTTGATGGGAACCTTCTTCGGTATCGCCTTCAAAAAATATGGCTGTCCGGTTACTGCTATTGTAATCGGTGAGTTCATTATTACTATGATATTTAATGGCCTTGTTGCTCTTGATGTACCTACAACAATCAATGACTTTGTTACTGGTGCAGTTCTCCTTGCAATTGTAACTCTTACCAACCGCGGTAAGATTGGCAGTGTAATTAAATAA
- a CDS encoding ribonuclease catalytic domain-containing protein yields MNKLSVVLYKNQPAVVNDRDGDKYIIKFCTQPATPGGKKAVYGEQKVREKDVVLLHEGPCSSLDAVLDFSTEGMAAQLVETYELLMSDESTASEAISLSDLAEYSRGGFKADEAWALYSVAAGDVHFQISQDALKNGEISFTLRSADEIEALAKKQYEKEHESEIRAAFIARLKARKLDLPEDAKFMGEVEAFALCKTDKSKVLADAGISQTIEAAHKLLIDTGIWDFTKNPYPTRFGFSFDSAKDQLGAMPEEERLDVPGVAYAIDSEHSADPDDAVAFDGEYLWVHIADPASSVEPDSKIDIAARDRGTTLYIPEGTSRMLCESCLEDYALGLKEDSHALSFRIKLDDESQIEECSVFKTNVKVKRLTYKYAEEHKEDAELKPLFEIARKNRERREKNGAVTIQMPEVDISVDKETKKVTIEPEARLESNEMIAELMILAGEGAARFAFKNQIPFMYISQETPDFPGNLPDGWAGQFARIKCMRKRSVGITPAPHAGLGVSFYSQVTSPLRRYGDLISHEQLRAFIDGRHLIAKDDMLERVAAGDAASIAAKKASRQSDTHWKLVYLLQNPDQEYEAFCIDRRGNDALFLIPSLDMQATLHNCSDVQLNDAARLKVSKVDIPEQKVDFKRN; encoded by the coding sequence ATGAATAAACTTTCTGTTGTTTTATATAAAAATCAGCCTGCGGTTGTGAATGACCGCGACGGCGATAAATATATCATTAAATTCTGTACACAGCCTGCGACTCCGGGCGGAAAAAAAGCCGTTTATGGTGAGCAGAAGGTTCGTGAAAAGGATGTGGTGCTTCTGCATGAAGGTCCATGTTCTTCTCTGGATGCTGTGCTTGATTTTTCAACAGAAGGTATGGCGGCTCAGCTTGTAGAAACTTACGAGCTTTTGATGTCTGATGAGTCTACTGCCAGTGAAGCAATTTCTCTTTCTGATTTGGCTGAATATTCTCGCGGTGGTTTTAAGGCTGATGAAGCGTGGGCTTTGTATTCTGTTGCTGCCGGGGATGTTCATTTTCAGATTTCACAGGATGCTCTGAAAAACGGTGAGATTTCTTTTACGCTCCGTTCTGCTGATGAGATTGAAGCACTTGCTAAAAAACAATATGAAAAAGAGCATGAGTCTGAAATAAGGGCTGCTTTTATTGCCCGTCTTAAAGCTCGTAAACTTGACCTGCCGGAAGATGCAAAATTCATGGGTGAAGTTGAAGCTTTTGCCCTTTGTAAAACTGATAAGTCTAAGGTGCTTGCTGATGCAGGTATTTCCCAGACTATAGAAGCGGCACATAAGCTTTTGATTGATACTGGTATCTGGGACTTTACAAAAAATCCGTATCCGACACGTTTCGGATTCAGCTTTGATTCTGCTAAAGATCAGCTTGGAGCAATGCCTGAAGAAGAACGTCTTGATGTTCCGGGTGTTGCTTATGCCATAGACAGTGAACATTCTGCAGACCCTGATGATGCTGTTGCTTTTGACGGTGAGTATCTTTGGGTTCATATTGCAGATCCGGCTTCTTCTGTTGAACCTGATTCAAAAATTGATATTGCGGCGCGAGACCGCGGAACTACCTTGTATATTCCTGAAGGAACTTCGCGTATGCTTTGTGAAAGCTGCCTTGAAGATTATGCTCTTGGCCTAAAAGAAGATAGTCATGCCCTGTCTTTCAGAATCAAGCTTGATGATGAAAGTCAGATTGAAGAGTGTTCTGTTTTTAAGACTAATGTAAAAGTAAAGCGTCTTACCTATAAATATGCCGAAGAGCATAAGGAAGATGCTGAACTTAAGCCACTTTTTGAAATTGCCCGCAAAAACCGTGAGCGCCGCGAAAAGAACGGGGCTGTCACAATCCAAATGCCTGAGGTTGATATTTCTGTTGATAAGGAAACAAAGAAAGTAACAATTGAACCTGAGGCTCGTCTTGAATCAAATGAAATGATTGCGGAACTGATGATTCTAGCCGGGGAGGGTGCTGCCCGTTTTGCTTTCAAAAATCAGATTCCGTTTATGTATATTAGTCAGGAAACACCGGATTTTCCTGGAAATCTTCCGGATGGCTGGGCAGGACAGTTTGCCCGTATTAAGTGCATGAGAAAACGTTCTGTTGGAATTACACCTGCTCCTCATGCAGGGCTTGGCGTTTCATTCTATAGTCAGGTAACTTCGCCGCTTCGCCGTTACGGAGATTTGATTTCTCATGAACAGCTTCGCGCCTTTATTGATGGCCGCCATCTTATTGCAAAAGACGATATGCTCGAACGTGTTGCCGCCGGAGATGCTGCATCGATTGCAGCAAAAAAAGCAAGCCGCCAGAGCGATACTCACTGGAAACTTGTTTATCTTCTGCAGAATCCAGATCAGGAATACGAAGCTTTCTGCATTGACCGCCGCGGAAACGATGCGCTGTTCTTAATTCCTTCATTGGATATGCAGGCAACACTTCATAACTGCAGCGACGTTCAGTTGAATGATGCTGCACGACTTAAAGTTTCTAAGGTTGATATCCCGGAACAGAAGGTAGATTTTAAGCGTAACTAA
- a CDS encoding NfeD family protein — translation MDSIISVLADNLPWVWVAVTIICVVIESLTLSLTTIWFGISAFVMVFLAFTPLPFPAQLFIFVVLALVLLIFTRPVVKQKLNQKKIATNYERIIGQIAVVTRKITALDKGSVKINGMEWTAAVKEDITLEEGSKCIIEEIAGVTAYVKQI, via the coding sequence ATGGACAGTATTATTTCAGTTTTAGCTGATAATCTTCCCTGGGTTTGGGTTGCGGTGACAATCATCTGCGTGGTGATTGAATCGCTTACACTTTCCCTTACTACCATTTGGTTTGGAATCAGTGCGTTTGTAATGGTTTTCCTTGCATTTACGCCTCTTCCTTTTCCTGCTCAGTTGTTCATCTTTGTTGTGCTTGCTCTTGTGCTTTTGATTTTTACACGTCCGGTTGTAAAGCAGAAGCTTAATCAGAAAAAGATTGCAACAAACTATGAGCGGATTATAGGACAGATAGCCGTAGTGACAAGAAAAATCACAGCACTCGACAAGGGTTCTGTAAAAATCAATGGTATGGAATGGACTGCTGCTGTCAAAGAGGATATTACTCTCGAAGAGGGCAGTAAGTGCATTATCGAAGAAATCGCCGGTGTTACGGCGTATGTAAAACAAATTTAA
- a CDS encoding ABC transporter ATP-binding protein, translated as MAKVELKGIGKVYDGGVRAVNNANITIEDKEFCVFVGPSGCGKSTTLRMIAGLEDITEGKLFIDGIEMNDVPPKDRDIAMVFQNYALYPHMTVYDNMAFGLKIRKMDKAEIDRRVRDAAKQLDLTQYLDRKPKALSGGQRQRVAVGRAIVRNPKVFLFDEPLSNLDAKLRVTMRSELAGLHNRLQATMIYVTHDQIEAMTLGTKIVVMKDGVIQQIGAPLYLYNNPINKFVAGFIGTPPMNFLTVKVLEKNGKIVCDEGSFEINPTDEQAKSLKDYVGKEVSFGIRPEDLTYVDKPAAKDDMQMKITNKEPLGAETHLYLVSNKGQSIIAKTTANAEFRLGDSVNVVPNMEKAKFFALDEGELNICDSIEKKW; from the coding sequence ATGGCAAAGGTAGAACTTAAAGGTATTGGTAAAGTTTACGACGGCGGTGTTCGTGCTGTAAACAATGCTAATATCACTATTGAAGACAAGGAATTCTGCGTATTCGTAGGTCCTTCTGGATGCGGTAAGTCAACAACTCTCCGTATGATCGCTGGTTTGGAAGATATTACTGAAGGTAAGCTCTTCATTGACGGTATTGAAATGAACGACGTTCCTCCAAAGGATCGTGATATCGCCATGGTATTCCAGAACTACGCTCTTTATCCACATATGACTGTTTATGATAACATGGCATTCGGATTGAAGATTCGTAAAATGGACAAGGCAGAAATTGACCGCCGTGTTCGCGATGCTGCTAAACAGCTTGACCTTACACAGTACCTCGATCGTAAGCCAAAGGCTCTCTCTGGTGGACAGCGCCAGCGTGTTGCTGTAGGTCGTGCTATCGTACGTAACCCTAAAGTATTCTTGTTCGATGAACCTCTTTCAAACCTCGATGCTAAGCTCCGTGTAACAATGCGTTCTGAATTGGCTGGTCTTCACAACAGACTCCAGGCTACAATGATCTACGTAACACACGACCAGATCGAAGCTATGACTCTTGGTACAAAGATCGTTGTAATGAAGGACGGAGTTATCCAGCAGATTGGTGCTCCACTTTACCTCTACAACAACCCAATCAACAAGTTCGTAGCAGGATTCATCGGAACTCCTCCAATGAACTTCTTGACTGTAAAGGTTCTTGAGAAGAACGGTAAGATCGTTTGTGACGAAGGTTCTTTCGAAATCAACCCTACAGACGAGCAGGCTAAGAGCTTGAAAGACTATGTTGGTAAGGAAGTATCATTCGGTATTCGTCCTGAAGACCTCACATACGTTGACAAGCCAGCTGCAAAAGATGATATGCAGATGAAGATTACTAACAAGGAACCACTTGGTGCTGAAACACACTTGTACCTCGTTTCTAACAAAGGTCAGTCTATCATCGCTAAGACAACTGCAAATGCTGAATTCCGCCTTGGTGACTCAGTAAACGTTGTTCCTAACATGGAAAAGGCTAAGTTCTTCGCTCTCGACGAAGGCGAGCTCAACATCTGTGACAGCATTGAAAAGAAGTGGTAA
- a CDS encoding DUF554 domain-containing protein yields MLAVFVNCGAVILGSIIGLLFAKKFTEELSDMIQTACGVITLVLGIQMAFKYNNIVYLALSLILGAIVGYALDIDGAILKLGGKLEKLTKKDENSGSSNFAYAFLNSSVLFCVGAMSIVGSFEAGVNHNYTTIFTKSILDGFLAISFTAAMGIGTVFSVIAILIYQGALTLLSEFLQPYVSDLLIQELSACGGAMIIMIAINLLGLKKIKTANFLPALVFEILFVMLVPLVLKLFA; encoded by the coding sequence ATGTTAGCAGTATTTGTAAATTGCGGTGCGGTAATTCTTGGTTCAATAATTGGTCTTTTGTTCGCCAAAAAGTTTACAGAAGAGCTTTCTGATATGATTCAGACGGCCTGCGGTGTAATTACTCTGGTACTGGGAATCCAGATGGCCTTTAAATACAATAACATTGTTTACTTGGCCCTTTCTTTGATTTTGGGCGCAATTGTCGGCTATGCCCTTGATATTGACGGGGCAATACTTAAGCTTGGCGGTAAACTCGAAAAACTCACAAAAAAGGACGAGAATTCTGGCTCTTCTAACTTTGCCTATGCCTTTTTGAATTCTTCTGTGCTTTTCTGTGTTGGAGCTATGTCTATTGTGGGCTCTTTTGAAGCGGGCGTAAATCACAATTATACAACAATCTTTACAAAATCAATTCTCGACGGTTTTCTGGCAATCAGCTTTACAGCCGCTATGGGAATTGGAACTGTTTTTTCTGTAATTGCCATTTTGATTTATCAGGGAGCACTCACTCTGCTTTCTGAGTTTCTGCAGCCTTATGTTTCTGATTTACTGATTCAGGAGCTTTCTGCCTGCGGTGGTGCCATGATTATCATGATTGCGATTAACCTTCTGGGACTTAAAAAAATCAAAACTGCAAACTTCCTTCCGGCACTGGTATTTGAGATTTTGTTTGTAATGCTGGTGCCTTTAGTATTAAAACTCTTTGCATAA
- a CDS encoding SPFH domain-containing protein, with the protein MIYVIIAVAVLVMILIITNIRIVSQSNAFVIERLGAYHGTWNVGLHVKMPFLDRIAKKVSLKEKVFDFPPQPVITRDNVTMMIDTVVYFQITDPKLYTYGVEKPINALENLSATTLRNIIGELELDESLTSRDVINTKMRSILDEATDPWGIKVNRVEVKNIEPPAAIRDAMEKQMKAERERREQILIAEGHKQSAILEAEGQKQALILEAEAHKEAAIQKAKGEAEAIREVQQAKAEGLKMLRDAGMDDKVLKLRSLEAFEVASNGQATKIIVPSDLQNLAGVVTSVAEIAKK; encoded by the coding sequence ATGATTTACGTAATTATCGCAGTTGCAGTTTTGGTTATGATTCTGATTATTACAAACATCAGAATTGTTTCTCAGTCTAATGCTTTTGTTATTGAACGTCTTGGTGCTTACCATGGAACCTGGAATGTAGGACTTCATGTGAAGATGCCGTTTCTTGACCGTATTGCCAAGAAGGTTTCTCTGAAGGAAAAAGTTTTTGACTTTCCTCCACAGCCTGTAATTACACGTGATAACGTAACTATGATGATTGATACTGTAGTTTATTTCCAGATTACAGATCCAAAACTTTATACATACGGTGTTGAAAAACCAATCAACGCTCTTGAAAATCTTAGTGCTACAACTTTGCGTAACATTATCGGTGAACTGGAGCTTGATGAGTCTTTGACAAGCCGCGACGTTATCAACACTAAGATGCGTTCTATTCTTGATGAAGCAACAGATCCTTGGGGAATCAAGGTAAACCGTGTAGAGGTTAAGAATATTGAACCTCCAGCAGCAATCCGCGATGCAATGGAAAAGCAGATGAAAGCAGAACGCGAGCGCCGTGAACAGATTCTTATTGCAGAAGGTCACAAGCAGTCTGCAATCCTCGAAGCTGAAGGTCAGAAGCAGGCTTTGATTCTTGAAGCAGAAGCTCACAAGGAAGCTGCAATTCAGAAGGCAAAGGGTGAAGCTGAAGCTATCCGCGAAGTTCAGCAGGCAAAGGCCGAAGGTCTTAAGATGCTCCGTGATGCCGGAATGGACGACAAAGTTCTTAAGCTCCGCAGCCTCGAAGCTTTCGAAGTTGCAAGCAACGGTCAGGCAACAAAGATTATCGTTCCATCAGATTTGCAGAACTTAGCAGGTGTAGTTACAAGTGTAGCTGAGATTGCGAAGAAATAA
- a CDS encoding sugar ABC transporter ATP-binding protein produces the protein MSQVLLKAENINKYFGATHAVADLNLELFTGEIHGLIGENGSGKSTFSSMLCGIHTISSGTLTLIGKEIKPKSQVEANKLGISIIVQEMGTLPGLTVAENLFLGEEDRFMHGIVKDSRAMNKEAQKLLDSYGFNHIKASKMIDHYSFEERKLVEIVKATYFNPKILVVDETTTALSHDGRQELFKVMNKTREMGSTVIFISHDLDEVLEHTDRVSVLRDGVLVRTLNTQEVTTDDLKREMVGRELKNKYYRTDYDEEVSNEVVLSLNDVSVPGEFDNINLDLHKGEIIGIGGLSECGMHEIGKAIFGASYNRKGKVILKNGYEVNSIPGAIKHSIAYASKDRDNESIVIADSIGDNIILPSLDDLSKKGFLNLKAAASFAQKFAVQMSTKMTGIKQYVSELSGGNKQKVVLARWIGKDSDILILDSPTRGIDVRVKADIYTLMSELKKQGKSIIMISEELPELLGMSDRIFIMKDGKFNGEFKRSRELGEKDLIAKMI, from the coding sequence ATGAGTCAGGTACTTTTAAAAGCAGAAAACATAAACAAATATTTTGGTGCGACACATGCAGTTGCCGATCTTAATCTGGAGTTATTTACCGGTGAGATTCATGGTCTGATTGGTGAAAATGGTTCTGGAAAATCAACCTTCAGCTCCATGCTGTGTGGTATTCATACAATTTCAAGCGGAACATTAACTCTGATTGGAAAAGAAATCAAACCAAAAAGTCAGGTTGAAGCAAACAAACTTGGTATTTCTATTATCGTTCAGGAAATGGGAACTCTGCCAGGTCTTACTGTTGCAGAAAATCTTTTCCTTGGAGAAGAAGACAGATTCATGCACGGAATTGTAAAAGATTCCAGAGCAATGAATAAAGAAGCTCAGAAACTTTTGGATTCTTATGGTTTTAATCATATTAAAGCTTCAAAAATGATTGACCACTATTCTTTTGAGGAACGCAAGCTTGTTGAAATTGTAAAGGCAACTTACTTTAATCCAAAGATTCTTGTTGTAGATGAAACTACAACTGCCCTGAGTCACGACGGACGTCAGGAACTTTTTAAGGTTATGAACAAAACCCGCGAAATGGGTTCAACCGTAATCTTTATTTCACACGACCTTGATGAAGTTCTTGAACATACAGACCGCGTATCAGTTCTTCGTGACGGTGTTCTGGTAAGAACTCTGAATACACAGGAAGTTACAACCGATGACCTTAAACGCGAAATGGTTGGCCGTGAACTTAAAAACAAGTATTACCGCACTGACTACGACGAAGAAGTTTCCAACGAAGTTGTTCTTTCTCTTAATGATGTAAGTGTTCCAGGCGAGTTCGATAACATCAATCTTGATTTACACAAAGGTGAAATTATCGGAATCGGTGGACTTTCGGAATGTGGTATGCACGAAATCGGAAAAGCAATTTTTGGTGCATCCTATAACAGAAAAGGAAAAGTTATCTTAAAGAATGGCTACGAGGTAAACAGTATTCCGGGTGCAATCAAGCATAGTATCGCTTATGCTTCTAAGGACCGCGATAACGAATCTATAGTTATTGCAGATTCTATCGGCGACAATATTATTCTTCCGTCTCTGGATGATCTTTCTAAAAAAGGTTTCCTGAATCTGAAAGCAGCTGCAAGTTTTGCCCAGAAGTTCGCAGTACAGATGAGTACAAAGATGACTGGAATTAAACAGTATGTTTCTGAACTTTCGGGAGGAAATAAACAGAAGGTTGTTCTTGCCCGCTGGATTGGAAAAGATTCTGATATTCTGATTCTGGACAGCCCTACCCGAGGTATTGATGTACGCGTAAAAGCTGATATTTATACCTTGATGAGTGAACTCAAAAAACAGGGTAAATCAATCATTATGATTTCGGAAGAGTTGCCAGAACTTTTGGGTATGAGTGACCGCATCTTTATTATGAAGGACGGCAAGTTCAATGGTGAGTTTAAACGCAGCCGCGAACTTGGAGAAAAAGACCTCATTGCAAAGATGATTTAA